In the genome of Variovorax sp. PAMC26660, the window ATTGCGTCCTGGTCGCCGAGCCAGTCGGAACCCTTGATCGTGTCGTAGAAGTGGTAGTGCCAGTTGTCTTCGCTCATGTTGCCGAGCGAAGCGCCCACGCCACCTTGAGCCGCGACGGTGTGCGAACGGGTCGGGAACACCTTGGAGAGCACGGCCACATTGAGGCCGGCACGTGCGAGTTGCAGCGATGCGCGCATGCCGGAGCCGCCGGCGCCGACGATCACGACGTCGAACTTGCGCTTGGTGATTTGTTCTTTTGTGTAGGTCATGGTGGGGTCAGATCTTCCAAAGCACTTGAATGGCCCAACCCGCACAACCGACAAGCCAGACGATGGTGAAAATTTGCAGGGCGAGGCGAATGCCGACGGGCTGGACGTAGTCCATCCACACGTCGCGCATGCCGACCCACACGTGATAGAGCAGGGCGACGATCACGGAGAAGGTCAGCACCTTCATCCACTGCGCGGCGAAGATGCCGGCCCAGAGGTCGTAGCCGATCGGGCCACGCGAGAAGATCAGCTGTGCGAGCAGGATGATCGTGAAGAGCGCCATCAGGCCGCCCGTGATGCGCTGGCTGAGCCAGTCGCGCAAACCGTAATGTGCGCCGACAACGATGCGCTTGGAGCCGTAATTCACAGACATGGTGGGCTCCTTTTCAGTACAGGCCGAACAGCTTGGCGCCGAGCACCAGGGTGAGCAGGACGCTCAGGGCCAGCGTGGCCACGGCCGAGGTGTGGCCGAATTCCTTTGTCACTGCTGCGTGGCTCACGTCCATCCAGAGGTGACGCAGGCCAGCGATGAAGTGGTGCAGGTAGGCCCAGATTAGTGCCAGCGCAACCAGCTTGAAGAACCAGCCCGGAGCGAAGCCGATGCCGGTATTGAAGGCGGCCTTGAATTTGGCGAACGAGTAATCAGATGACAGCGACGTGTCGAACATCCAGATGATGAACGGCAGCAGCAGGAACATGATCACGCCGCTGACGCGATGCAGGATCGACACGATGCCAGCCGGCGGCAACCGGTAGGTCGGGAGATCGGTGATGAGGTTGATGTTGCGAAATTCGCGACGTGGCGGCCGGGGTGGAGTTGCAAGCTCTGTCATGGGGGGAGGGCTTTCGTGGCTTGGT includes:
- the sdhD gene encoding succinate dehydrogenase, hydrophobic membrane anchor protein — encoded protein: MSVNYGSKRIVVGAHYGLRDWLSQRITGGLMALFTIILLAQLIFSRGPIGYDLWAGIFAAQWMKVLTFSVIVALLYHVWVGMRDVWMDYVQPVGIRLALQIFTIVWLVGCAGWAIQVLWKI
- the sdhC gene encoding succinate dehydrogenase, cytochrome b556 subunit; this encodes MTELATPPRPPRREFRNINLITDLPTYRLPPAGIVSILHRVSGVIMFLLLPFIIWMFDTSLSSDYSFAKFKAAFNTGIGFAPGWFFKLVALALIWAYLHHFIAGLRHLWMDVSHAAVTKEFGHTSAVATLALSVLLTLVLGAKLFGLY